The Solanum lycopersicum chromosome 8, SLM_r2.1 DNA segment CAGTTTTAGGGGATTAGAAAATTCACCTTTGAATAGTATAGATGTATAATAGATCAATAATAGTCTAAGCGTGTAATTAATTTTTCGAGATAAATTTAAAGAGAAACTTATGTCTTTTTCCGTCGTATATATCAAATATGGAATTATTGATTTGCTTAAACACAATTTTCACTTGTTacgatttaaattttaattctccAATAAGTGGTGATGTTGAGGTAGTATCCTCAATTATCTACTAATATTACATCTAGAAATGTTTTTTCTATTCGAATCAATAgaattttatgttataaaatataaaagtttcgGTCCTCatcaaatttattgaaaaaaaaaatgtatagtgaaaaataaataattttttcattgaaatactcaaaaataattatgaaaatcgTAAAAAAATGGGCTTGCACTTAATTACTAGTATTATCATAAACCTgtacaaatatataatacaaaaaaacatTAACGAGGAAGCATAAACGATGAGTGTGAcagttaaaattaagaaaaaatgaataggGAGGTTCTAAGTCCAATTATTCTCAATGAAAGAaatcttttcattatttttaataataatgataataataatattgctTTTAACAAAGAATGAATGCTAGTCACacctttttcaaattcaaaaaagaatAGGTCAAACTCCCTCTTCCTTTTGTTTAATGATTCCTCTCATCATCAGATACGTTTGAACgtaaaaattgtgaaattttaaaaatattttatttttacaaagaaaataatagtTAAAGTTGTGTCTGAACATGAAGACATAGTCGGATCAGTATATCTCGAATATATAACAAAATGCtttgaaagaaaaaaggattttatttatattcccATTGCTTATATAAAACCTTGTTATTGAAACACAAAAGAAACCACATTACACTCTTAAGCCACAAAACAATGTTTTTGTTCACTTACCTTAATTCTCTGTCCAAAACACCtcaaaagttaaagaaaagaatgttaGCAACATGGACACCAGACCAAGAACTGAACAAAGTGAGACTAAGGTCTGGTGCTGACATGAAGAGGAAACTTACATGGTATGATTTAGTAGCTCTTGGTGTTGGAGGAATGCTTGGTGTTGGAGTTTTTGTTACTACTGGCCCCGTTGCTCGAAAAACCTCTGGCCCTTCTGTTTTCATATCTTATATAGTTGCTGCTCTATCTGCCCTTCTATCTTCCTTGTGTTATACTGAGTTCTCTGTTGATGTTCCTGTTGCTGGTGGAGCTTTTAGTTACCTCCGAGTTACTTTTGGTAaggatttaacttatatatactgACTGACACGTCATATGAAAGATAACTGTCCTTATAAACTAGGTAGGGTTTGTTTTGTCAGACTGTCATTTAACTAATAGTTATTATCTCATAAAGTCACgattctaatttttttcaacaaaagtgagtttaaagaaaaatgataatGACTGTTAGTTGAGTGACTATCTGAGAAAATAACTCGATGAATTAATGTAGATACTCTATGTTgctaatgatgaaatgaaatggaTGCAGGGGAATTTGTGGGATACTTTGCAGGAGCAAATATATTAATGGAATATGTGTTATCAAATGCTGCTGTTTCAAGAAGTTTTACAGAGTATTTGTCATGTGCTTTTGGTAGGAATGATCCAAATTCATGGAGAATTCATGTACATGGCTTAATGCAAGGTTACAACATGTTGGATTTCCCTGCAGTCGCGTTGATTATTGTCCTCACTATTTGCTTGTGTCATAGGTATGTTTGCTATACAGTCAAATCTCTTTATAACAACGTGATCATTTGATTGTTATAGAGACGCCTGACTATATGATAATTTGACTACTTTTTTTGatagtgaatatatatatttttttgcagCACTAAAGAGAGTTCAATGTTGAACCTAATAATGACAGCATTCCATGTGGTGTTTTTTGGATTTATCATCATAGCTGGATTTTGCAATGGGAAGGTTGATAACTTAGTAAAGCCAGGAGGGATAGCTCCATATGGTGTTAGAGGGATTCTTGATGGAGCAGCCATTGTTTACTTTAGTTATATTGGATATGACACAGTCTCAACCATGGCTGAAGAAATTAAAAACCCTTCAAAGACTCTACCTTTGGGAATTGTTGGCTCTGTCCTCATTGTCTCTGCTCTCTATTGCCTCATGGCTCTATCCTTATGCCTTTTGCTACCTTATAACATGGTACGTACGCCGTTCAACTCACTTATATATACTGACGGAGTAACTGTATAAAGAAgattttacttattattatatgtatcaGATTATTTAGTGTATAGAAGTTCAACTCGTTTATAAATGTTTGTAGATCCCTGAAGGAGCATCATTTTCCGCGATTTTCGAGTTGATGGGGTGGAAGTGGGCAAGCAATGTAGTAGGGGCAGGTGCAAGTCTAGGGATTGTGGCATCTCTATTAGTAGCTATGCTTGGACAAGCAAGGTACCTTTGTGTCATTGGAAGGGCTAGACTTGTACCTTCTTGGTTTGCTAAAGTACATCCTACTACCGGCACGCCGCTAAATGCTACTATCGTCTTAGGTAAGTAGTATTAGGTAAGTAGTATTGTTACGTTGAAAGCTATTAAAGAGATCATACTTTTAACAAATTGAATCAACTATCATCATGTCATAACAGAATTTTGATTCGTCAAAAGTTGTTAACAACTTTTTGTTCccatatgatataaaaataatttatactagCCACTTGTCAAAATTAAAAAGGAgaagttatatatttttattttttattttattttgtaattttgtatgtTTGTGGTGgctatttatttctatttttttttaattcattgtttttTCTTAGTGATAATCGTATAATCCTATTAATTAAAACACCTTTTTTGGGAAAGCTTATATCACAAGAAACCTGCAAGAGCCAATTAAGTCAagctaattaaaaaaagtagaatcctacaatatatatatattaattcaaagaaaaaaaaaagtatcccTCCTTTAACTAGATTCCtcctttttgaatatttatagtCTATTTTGCTAGTATTTAGAGGCATCAAAGAATAACTTTATTTAAACTctaaaacaagaagaaaattttcaACACGTATCATCTcatagttgttttttttttaatatagccAAATGTCGCGATCAGAATTTTCACTAAggtaattcaaaatataaataagtaaacaaataaagaatttgaaattgttcaacatctattatacatacataatataatataatgttaatcatgcatgtttataatttttcatcgtCGAATGTAATTAGGACGATTTACCTAGCTCCGTCCTTGACTATAGTAAGTTTAATACTAAGAATCTTAATCATTGTACTCATAGAATTTAAATCATGCATCTGTCTCTATGCACGTAACGTAACAAAACATGTTAAACttaattttgtttctatttttcaGGTATATGCCAAGCATCCATTGCATTATTCACAGAGCTTGATATTGTAATAGAGATGATCTCCATTGGCACATTACTAGTATTTTACTTAGTATCAAATGCACTTATATTTCGTCGATATGTTATACTTAGCAAAAATCCACCACTTCACACTCTTTTAttccttttccttctttcatCCACCTCTTTTGCATTCTCATTATCATGGAAATTCAAACTACATTGGTGGAATCTCACGTTATTCGTGGGACTTACATTTTTCGCGACAGTTATTTTTCAGTATTTTGTCCCTATGGTCGTTATGGAACGACAAGAGAGTTGGTTGGTCCCGTTCATGCCATGGCCCGCTACGATATCGATTTCTCTAAATGTTTTTCTCATGACAACGTTGAAAATGGTGGCTTATAAAAGATTTGGTATATGGACTTGTGTTACAACAATATTTTATGTACTATATGGTGTCCACTCAACATATCATGCTGAAGAAATATTGGAGATGATTGTTGTTGATAATGTGAATGTCAATTCTTCCACTCAACAAATAATTACTAAGGTTGATATTCAACTTGTTTAATATATAGTACAAGATTTCATTGTCTAGGCATGTTGgtactctatatatatatatatagagtacaagtaaataatgaaatttttactAGATAGGGGTAAGGTGGAATGTtgccctccccccccccccccccccctccaaaaGTTGATTATcatcatgtatatatatttggtGATGAATATAAAGGAAGATGAAATTCGAGCGAACGTCATTTTTAGTTGCTATCCTTTAGATCTGCTCTTGATGGTATGTACATAGATTttactttgaataaaaaaattgtgtgatAAATTTAGgcttagaaaaatattttaaaaaatgaatttgaaaaaaaagagagtaaaGAAGTTGaaataatgacaaaaaataaaatagtaaaataatcaAGGTGAAAGAAAACACTAAAGGAATTAGatttataactataaaatatTGTTGGGAAAAAAGATGACGAAAACTTCAAATGTGGCTTTAATTAATtacactaaaaaaatattatactactttatgtaaaaaaaaaaaaattaaaatacacatGCATTGATAAGTTTGGATATAGTACGTATTACCATATATCAATTTGTATGTAGTTTGAAATTTACAAAGttgaagttaaaagaaaaaataattttttttttggatttacGATCTGAATCATTCgtaattttatatgattataaatattttgaaatttataactTTAACTATGTCATAACATTCATTTAGTTATATAAACATTCATTAAGGCAAAAGTGATTCTCTAAATTGATCTGAATTTCCAACGTCTCCGAATGATATCTTTCTATTAATCTACTTTGCGATctaatgattatattatttcacTAAAGATCAACTATATGATAGACATTCTGtaaagttgagtgattttttgagaaattaactACACCTTTCGATGGCGTCTTCCTTTATATCATaaccaaatatatatacatgacaAGGGGGGACATTCCACCTTACCCTTGTCCagtaaaaatttcattttttttttacttttactgTATATATAGAGCAGTAACATGCCTAGGCAATGAAATTTTGTACTATATATTATACAAGTTGAACATCAACCTTAGTTATTTGTTGTTGAGTGGAAGAATTGACATTCAcattatcaacaacaacaaccatttCCAATATTTCTTCAGCATGATATGTTGAGTGGACACCATATAGTACATAAAATATTGTGATAACACAAGTCCATATACCAAATCTTTTATATGCCACCATTTTCAACGTTGTCATGAGAAAAACATTTAGAAAAATCGATATCGTAGCGGGCCATGGCATGAACGGAACCAACCAACTCTCTTGTCGTTCCATAACGACCATAGGGACAAAATACTGAAAAATAACTGTCGTGAAAAATATAAGTCCCGCGAATAACATGAGATTCCACCAATGTAGTTTGAATTTCCATGATAATGAGAATGCAAAAGAGGTGGatgaaagaaggaaaaggaaTAAGAGAGTGTGAAGTGGTGGATTTTTGCTAAGTATAACATATCGACGAAATATAAGTGCATTTGATACTAAGTAAAATACTAGTAATGTGCCAATGGAGATCATCTCTATTACAATATCAAGCTCTGTGAATAATGCAATGGATGCTTGACATATACCTGGAAAAAACAGAAACAATAATTAAACTTCGTATCAAGCCAGAATCagacaaataaaattgaaacgAAGGGAATAAAAGTTATTCTTTCGTGCATATATTATACATTAGTTTGTTAAATAAACGAGAAGTAAAAAAGGAGGGAGACTTTCTTGTGATATAAGCTTTGCTCAAAAAGGTAATTTATTCCTTTAAATATATGTTGAAGATAATATAAAGTTAACTAACTAATCTACTTTAATCATCACTAAGGAaaacaaatgaataaaaaattgagaaaaatacaACCACCacaaacatacaaacacacaaaaaGGTTATTGTTCATTAATTGATTCAATCAATTAGAAGTGTAACtttttttccataatttaaatttttagatgaCATGATACGACAAATCTTTAGTACTGTTATTTACCTAAGACAATAGTAGCATTTAGCGGAGTACCGGTAGTAGGATGTACTTTAGCAAACCAAGAAGGTACAAGTCTAGCCCTTCCAATGACACAAAGGTACCTTGCTTGTCCAAGCATAGCTACTAATAGAGATGCCACAATCCCTAGACTTGCACCTGCCCCTACTACATTGCTTGCCCACTTCCACCCCATCAACTCGAAAATCGCGGAAAATGATGCTCCTTCAGGGATCTACAAACATTTATAAACGAGTTGAACTTCTATACACTAAATAATCtgatacatataataataagtaaaatcTTCTTTATACAGTTACTCCGTCAGTATATATAAGTGAGTTGAACGGCGTACGTACCATGTTATAAGGTAGCAAAAGGCATAAGGATAGAGCCATGAGGCAATAGAGAGCAGAGACAATGAGGACAGAGCCAACAATTCCCAAAGGTAGAGTCTTTGAAGGGTTTTTAATTTCTTCAGCCATGGTTGAGACTGTGTCATATCCAATATAACTAAAGTAAACAATGGCTGCTCCATCAAGAATCCCTCTAACACCATATGGAGCTATCCCTCCTGGCTTTACTAAGTTATCAACCTTCCCATTGCAAAATCCAGCTATGATGATAAATCCAAAAAACACCACATGGAATGCTGTCATTATTAGGTTCAACATTGAACTCTCTTTAGTGctgcaaaaaaatatatatattcactatCAAAAAAAGTAGTCAAATTATCATATAGTCAGGCGTCTCTATAACAATCAAATGATCACGTTGTTATAAAGAGATTTGACTGTATAGCAAACATACCTATGACACAAGCAAATAGTGAGGACAATAATCAACGCGACTGCAGGGAAATCCAACATGTTGTAACCTTGCATTAAGCCATGTACATGAATTCTCCATGAATTTGGATCATTCCTACCAAAAGCACATGACAAATACTCTGTAAAACTTCTTGAAACAGCAGCATTTGATAACACATATTCCATTAATATATTTGCTCCTGCAAAGTATCCCACAAATTCCCCTGCAtccatttcatttcatcattagcAACATAGAGTATCTACATTAATTCATCGAGTTATTTTCTCAGATAGTCACTCAACTAACAGTCattatcatttttctttaaactcacttttgttgaaaaaaattagaatcGTGACTTTATGAGATAATAACTATTAGTTAAATGACAGTCTGACAAAACAAACCCTACCTAGTTTATAAGGACAGTTATCTTTCATATGACGTGTCAGTcagtatatataagttaaatcctTACCAAAAGTAACTCGGAGGTAACTAAAAGCTCCACCAGCAACAGGAACATCAACAGAGAACTCAGTATAACACAAGGAAGATAGAAGGGCAGATAGAGCAGCAACTATATAAGATATGAAAACAGAAGGGCCAGAGGTTTTTCGAGCAACGGGGCCAGTAGTAACAAAAACTCCAACACCAAGCATTCCTCCAACACCAAGAGCTACTAAATCATACCATGTAAGTTTCCTCTTCATGTCAGCACCAGACCTTAGTCTCACTTTGTTCAGTTCTTGGTCTGGTGTCCATGTTGCtaacattcttttctttaacttttgaGGTGTTTTGGACAGAGAATTAAGGTAAGTGAACAAAAACATTGTTTTGTGGCTTAAGAGTGTAATGTGGTTTCTTTTGTGTTTCAATAACAAGGTTTTATATAAGCAATgggaatataaataaaatccttttttctttcaaaGCATTTTGTTATATATTCGAGATATACTGATCCGACTATGTCTTCATGTTCAGACACAACTTTAactattattttctttgtaaaaataaaatatttttaaaatttcacaatttttacGTTCAAACGTATCTGATGATGAGAGGAATCATTAAACAAAAGGAAGAGGGAGTTTGACCTattcttttttgaatttgaaaaaggtGTGACTAGCATTCATTCTTTGTTAAAagcaatattattattatcattattattaaaaataatgaaaagattTCTTTCATTGAGAATAATTGGACTTAGAACCTCcctattcattttttcttaattttaactgTCACACTCATCGTTTATGCTTCCTCGTTAatgtttttttgtattatatatttgtacAGGTTTATGATAATACTAGTAATTAAGTGCAAGCCCATTTTTTTAcgattttcataattatttttgagtatttcaa contains these protein-coding regions:
- the LOC138338081 gene encoding cationic amino acid transporter 6, chloroplastic-like isoform X1, producing the protein MFLFTYLNSLSKTPQKLKKRMLATWTPDQELNKVRLRSGADMKRKLTWYDLVALGVGGMLGVGVFVTTGPVARKTSGPSVFISYIVAALSALLSSLCYTEFSVDVPVAGGAFSYLRVTFGEFVGYFAGANILMEYVLSNAAVSRSFTEYLSCAFGRNDPNSWRIHVHGLMQGYNMLDFPAVALIIVLTICLCHSTKESSMLNLIMTAFHVVFFGFIIIAGFCNGKVDNLVKPGGIAPYGVRGILDGAAIVYFSYIGYDTVSTMAEEIKNPSKTLPLGIVGSVLIVSALYCLMALSLCLLLPYNMIPEGASFSAIFELMGWKWASNVVGAGASLGIVASLLVAMLGQARYLCVIGRARLVPSWFAKVHPTTGTPLNATIVLGK
- the LOC101256024 gene encoding cationic amino acid transporter 6, chloroplastic-like codes for the protein MFLFTYLNSLSKTPQKLKKRMLATWTPDQELNKVRLRSGADMKRKLTWYDLVALGVGGMLGVGVFVTTGPVARKTSGPSVFISYIVAALSALLSSLCYTEFSVDVPVAGGAFSYLRVTFGEFVGYFAGANILMEYVLSNAAVSRSFTEYLSCAFGRNDPNSWRIHVHGLMQGYNMLDFPAVALIIVLTICLCHSTKESSMLNLIMTAFHVVFFGFIIIAGFCNGKVDNLVKPGGIAPYGVRGILDGAAIVYFSYIGYDTVSTMAEEIKNPSKTLPLGIVGSVLIVSALYCLMALSLCLLLPYNMIPEGASFSAIFELMGWKWASNVVGAGASLGIVASLLVAMLGQARYLCVIGRARLVPSWFAKVHPTTGTPLNATIVLGICQASIALFTELDIVIEMISIGTLLVFYLVSNALIFRRYVILSKNPPLHTLLFLFLLSSTSFAFSLSWKFKLHWWNLMLFAGLIFFTTVIFQYFVPMVVMERQESWLVPFMPWPATISIFLNVFLMTTLKMVAYKRFGIWTCVITIFYVLYGVHSTYHAEEILEMVVVVDNVNVNSSTQQQITKVDVQLV
- the LOC138338081 gene encoding cationic amino acid transporter 6, chloroplastic-like isoform X2 — protein: MLATWTPDQELNKVRLRSGADMKRKLTWYDLVALGVGGMLGVGVFVTTGPVARKTSGPSVFISYIVAALSALLSSLCYTEFSVDVPVAGGAFSYLRVTFGEFVGYFAGANILMEYVLSNAAVSRSFTEYLSCAFGRNDPNSWRIHVHGLMQGYNMLDFPAVALIIVLTICLCHSTKESSMLNLIMTAFHVVFFGFIIIAGFCNGKVDNLVKPGGIAPYGVRGILDGAAIVYFSYIGYDTVSTMAEEIKNPSKTLPLGIVGSVLIVSALYCLMALSLCLLLPYNMIPEGASFSAIFELMGWKWASNVVGAGASLGIVASLLVAMLGQARYLCVIGRARLVPSWFAKVHPTTGTPLNATIVLGICQASIALFTELDIVIEMISIGTLLVFYLVSNALIFRRYVILSKNPPLHTLLFLFLLSSTSFAFSLSWKFKLHWWNLTLFVGLTFFATVIFQYFVPMVVMERQESWLVPFMPWPATISISLNVFLMTTLKMVAYKRFGIWTCVTTIFYVLYGVHSTYHAEEILEMIVVDNVNVNSSTQQIITKVDIQLV